One window of the Archangium primigenium genome contains the following:
- the eno gene encoding phosphopyruvate hydratase produces the protein MTEIAQIVAREVLDSRGNPTVEAEVLLAGGAKGRAAVPSGASTGEHEALELRDGDKGRYLGKGVRKAIENITETIAPELLGMDAADQYSVDQQMIEMDGTPTKSKLGANAILAVSMATARAAADAHGLPFYRYVGGSQARTLPVPLMNILNGGAHADTRVDMQEFMVVPAGAASFSEGLRWGAEIFHALKKILKGRKLNTAVGDEGGYAPDLPANEEALKLIMEAISSAGFKAGEQVFLAMDVAASEFFDKTSKKYKLKGEGKEFDASGLLDYYQQLASRYPIVSIEDGMAEDDWDGWKKMTDVMGNTLQIVGDDLFVTNVERLSRGIEGGMANSILVKVNQIGSLTETYDAVRMAHKAGYTSVMSHRSGETEDTTIADLAVALDCGQIKTGSASRSDRVAKYNQLLRIEQELGAGARYAGMRSIKGLQAKAKK, from the coding sequence ATGACTGAGATCGCTCAAATCGTGGCGCGTGAAGTGCTCGACTCCCGTGGCAACCCTACCGTGGAGGCCGAGGTCCTGCTGGCGGGTGGAGCCAAGGGCCGTGCGGCCGTTCCCTCGGGGGCGTCCACCGGGGAGCACGAGGCGCTCGAGCTGCGGGATGGAGACAAGGGCCGCTACCTGGGCAAGGGCGTGCGCAAGGCCATCGAGAACATCACCGAGACCATCGCCCCCGAGCTCTTGGGCATGGACGCGGCGGATCAGTACTCGGTGGATCAGCAGATGATCGAGATGGACGGCACGCCCACCAAGAGCAAGCTGGGCGCCAACGCCATCCTCGCGGTGTCCATGGCCACCGCGCGCGCCGCGGCGGATGCCCACGGCCTGCCGTTCTACCGCTATGTGGGCGGCTCCCAGGCGCGCACCCTACCGGTGCCCCTGATGAACATCCTCAACGGCGGCGCCCACGCGGACACGCGCGTGGACATGCAGGAGTTCATGGTGGTGCCCGCCGGCGCCGCCTCGTTCTCCGAGGGCCTGCGCTGGGGCGCGGAGATCTTCCACGCGCTCAAGAAGATCCTCAAGGGCCGCAAGCTCAACACCGCCGTGGGCGACGAGGGTGGCTACGCCCCGGACCTGCCGGCCAACGAGGAGGCGCTCAAGCTCATCATGGAGGCCATCTCCTCGGCGGGCTTCAAGGCCGGTGAGCAGGTGTTCCTCGCCATGGACGTGGCCGCCAGCGAGTTCTTCGACAAGACGAGCAAGAAGTACAAGCTCAAGGGCGAGGGCAAGGAGTTCGATGCCTCGGGCCTGCTCGACTACTACCAGCAGCTCGCCTCGCGCTACCCCATCGTCTCCATCGAGGACGGCATGGCCGAGGACGACTGGGACGGCTGGAAGAAGATGACCGACGTCATGGGCAATACGCTCCAGATCGTCGGCGACGACCTCTTCGTCACCAACGTGGAGCGCCTGAGCCGCGGCATCGAGGGCGGCATGGCCAACTCCATCCTCGTCAAGGTCAACCAGATCGGCAGCCTCACGGAGACCTATGACGCGGTGCGCATGGCCCACAAGGCCGGCTACACCTCCGTCATGAGCCACCGCTCGGGCGAGACCGAGGACACCACCATCGCCGACCTGGCCGTGGCGCTCGACTGCGGTCAGATCAAGACCGGCTCGGCGTCGCGCTCGGACCGGGTGGCCAAGTACAACCAGCTCTTGCGCATCGAGCAGGAGCTGGGCGCCGGCGCGCGCTACGCGGGCATGCGGTCCATCAAGGGCCTGCAGGCCAAGGCGAAGAAGTAG
- a CDS encoding type II toxin-antitoxin system RatA family toxin has product MAGATRSIVINAPPEKLFDVITNYDKYGEFLSEVKKVWTSDRKGNEVKVHYEVDVIKTIRYTILVKEERPRRMSWTFVEGEVMKDNQGSWVLEPEGEGRTKATYTVDMALGALVPKAIVNKLTETSLPKMLEAFKRRAEST; this is encoded by the coding sequence ATGGCTGGCGCCACTCGCTCCATCGTCATCAACGCCCCCCCGGAGAAGCTCTTCGACGTCATCACCAACTACGACAAGTACGGGGAGTTCTTGTCCGAGGTGAAGAAGGTCTGGACCTCGGACCGCAAGGGCAATGAGGTCAAGGTCCACTACGAGGTGGATGTCATCAAGACCATCCGCTACACCATCCTCGTCAAGGAGGAGCGGCCCCGGCGCATGTCCTGGACCTTCGTCGAGGGCGAGGTGATGAAGGACAACCAGGGCAGCTGGGTGCTCGAGCCCGAGGGCGAGGGCCGCACCAAGGCCACCTACACGGTGGACATGGCCCTGGGCGCCCTGGTGCCCAAGGCGATCGTCAACAAGCTGACCGAGACGTCCCTGCCCAAGATGCTCGAGGCGTTCAAGCGCCGCGCCGAGTCGACCTGA
- a CDS encoding alkaline phosphatase family protein, with the protein MALSRPLLSLLLLTALPAWAKPPRLTLFITVDAMGTDVLLRHRPQLKGGLGKLLDTGAFYPYARYGYAKPRTAAGHATLATGAHPWRHGIVDNRVIDRATGKPVRILPDDEHPVLEAPLSTDDVSPANLLAETLADRLRLSTQEKGKAIALSGKPRSSIPLAGRLGQAYWFDDTVGKFITSTWYAKELPGWLKDFNTTQPPGAWHGQTWELSRPRAEYTGEDDRPQEGESYGLGRVFPHPLTGGLAAPGPASYSAFAVSPLSFDVIVKAAGAAIAGEGLGKDDVPDMLGVSFSATDRVYHQYGPTSWEMQDTMFRLDKAVGDLIALAEKAAGGRGNLLVMISADHGGAAVPEQWAGAGVGARRVNPARFGQQLTEVLRKRFGGDVTATVEESDVYLGGKTLEDGKGDPAAVRRATADWLRQQPEIALAVASDDLYTMPDVGGYAMLLRRGYYPQRSGDVLYVVKPFHVLSNDTFGSNHGAPYAYDQLVPVLFAGKGVRPGTYLREISTTDVAPTLAAALEMLPPASAEGTPRYEALGGGL; encoded by the coding sequence ATGGCCCTCTCTCGACCCCTGCTGTCCCTGCTGCTGCTCACCGCCCTGCCCGCCTGGGCGAAGCCGCCCCGCCTCACGCTCTTCATCACCGTGGACGCCATGGGCACGGACGTGCTGCTGCGCCACCGGCCCCAGCTCAAGGGCGGCCTGGGCAAGCTGCTCGACACGGGCGCCTTCTATCCCTACGCGCGGTATGGCTACGCCAAGCCGCGCACCGCGGCCGGCCACGCCACGCTCGCCACCGGCGCCCACCCGTGGCGGCACGGCATCGTGGACAACCGCGTCATCGACCGCGCCACCGGCAAGCCCGTGCGGATCCTGCCCGACGACGAGCACCCCGTGCTCGAGGCCCCCCTGTCCACCGACGACGTGAGCCCGGCCAACCTGCTCGCCGAGACGCTCGCCGACCGGCTGCGCCTGTCCACCCAGGAGAAGGGCAAGGCCATCGCCCTGTCGGGCAAGCCCCGCTCGTCCATTCCGCTCGCGGGCCGGCTCGGGCAGGCCTACTGGTTCGACGACACCGTGGGGAAGTTCATCACCAGCACCTGGTACGCGAAGGAGCTGCCCGGCTGGCTCAAGGACTTCAACACCACCCAGCCGCCCGGTGCCTGGCACGGCCAGACGTGGGAGCTGTCCCGGCCGCGCGCCGAGTACACCGGCGAGGATGACCGGCCCCAGGAGGGCGAGAGCTACGGGCTCGGTCGGGTGTTCCCCCACCCGCTCACCGGAGGCCTCGCGGCGCCCGGCCCCGCGTCCTACAGCGCCTTCGCCGTCTCGCCGCTGTCCTTCGACGTCATCGTGAAGGCGGCCGGGGCGGCCATCGCCGGCGAGGGGCTGGGCAAGGACGACGTCCCCGACATGCTGGGGGTGAGCTTCAGCGCCACCGACCGCGTCTACCACCAGTACGGGCCCACCTCGTGGGAGATGCAGGACACGATGTTCCGGCTGGACAAGGCGGTGGGGGATCTCATCGCCCTCGCGGAGAAGGCCGCGGGCGGCCGGGGCAACCTGCTGGTGATGATCTCCGCGGACCATGGCGGCGCGGCGGTGCCCGAGCAGTGGGCGGGCGCGGGCGTGGGCGCGCGGCGCGTGAATCCCGCGCGCTTCGGCCAGCAATTGACCGAGGTGCTGCGCAAGCGCTTCGGCGGCGACGTGACGGCCACGGTGGAGGAATCGGACGTGTACCTGGGCGGCAAGACGCTCGAGGACGGCAAGGGGGACCCGGCGGCGGTGCGCCGCGCCACGGCCGACTGGTTGCGCCAGCAGCCGGAGATCGCCCTCGCGGTGGCGAGCGATGATCTCTACACGATGCCGGACGTGGGGGGCTACGCCATGCTCCTGCGGCGCGGCTACTACCCCCAGCGCAGTGGCGACGTGCTCTACGTGGTGAAGCCCTTCCACGTGCTGTCCAACGACACCTTCGGCAGCAACCACGGCGCGCCCTACGCGTACGACCAGTTGGTGCCGGTGCTCTTCGCGGGCAAGGGCGTGCGGCCGGGCACCTACCTGCGGGAGATCAGCACCACGGACGTGGCGCCCACCCTGGCGGCGGCCCTGGAGATGCTCCCGCCCGCCTCCGCCGAGGGGACCCCACGTTACGAGGCCCTCGGCGGCGGACTCTAG
- a CDS encoding valine--tRNA ligase: MSDTTELPKSYEPKEVEARWYACWMERNYFRAETTADKPSFSIVLPPPNVTGSLHLGHALTATIQDILIRWKRMSGYNTLWVPGTDHAGIATQMVVERELKEKEKKSRHDLGREKFLERVWEWKNKYGQRINEQQKVLGASLDWSRERFTMDPGVSAAVREVFVRLYEEGLIYRAQKLINWCPSCHTALSDLEVEHEEKQGSLWHLHYPVKDSDRRLTVATTRPETMLGDTAVAIHPDDERYLGLAGKFVVLPLTGREIPIIADAELVDPAFGTGVVKVTPAHDFNDYQTGLRHKLPQITVLDEAARINLEGSAYAGMDRFAARKKILEDLAEQGLLEKEEPHKLSVGGCQRCGTVVEPRLSPQWFVKIEPLARPAIEAVEQGRTKIIPESWTNTYYHWMRNIHDWTISRQLWWGHQIPAWYCADCSPRLEATGAIDYARAEPLVSRAAPAACPKCSGSKLEQDPDVLDTWFSSGLWPFSTLGWPEQTDELKAFYPNSVMETGHDILFFWVARMMMFGLHFMKDVPFRTIYLHAMVRDEKGEKMSKTKGNVIDPLDLILGAPPEQLNKNLRNKYPQGMPAHGADALRFTLASLTQQGRDIKLSLDRVAGYKAFANKLWNASRFVLMNMGDFSLDARPLPERDLTLADRWILSRLQRATALTRTSLEAFAFAEAASTLYQFLWSEFCDWYIELAKGSLYGEDAASKDTTRAVLVYCLDRILRLLHPFMPFITEEIWQKLPMARPTDSIMIAPFPEPDTALENPAAEAEIGTVIAAIDGLRTLRGESNLAPSARITAIVQSPEARTRELLERWRGDVTRLAGLGELTISAPGPKPALSAAFVGAQLEIYVPLAGLIDVDAERERLGKEITRAEQEAGGIKRKLDNPNFVAKAPPDVVEKDRARVEELEARVSKLRDNLGRLTPEAEAAVPQVPDLADPEHAPEPVREEARTQTVETGTSAPEAQAAAPAEASEAPRELNTRTIADLEEGQDEEEEQEPLSLEEAPDQPLETEVYKPALDMPDEEPTAPARPARTSGARKPAKKAPAKKAPAKKAAKQAPVKKAPAKKSAAKKAPAKKAAKKGAAKKAPAKKAVAKKGATKKAPAKKAPAKKAPAKKAVVKKGATKKAPAKKAAARKKSPARGSKPRR; the protein is encoded by the coding sequence ATGAGCGACACGACCGAACTGCCGAAGTCCTACGAGCCCAAGGAAGTCGAGGCCCGTTGGTATGCCTGCTGGATGGAGCGCAACTACTTCCGCGCCGAGACCACCGCGGACAAGCCCTCCTTCAGCATCGTGCTGCCGCCGCCCAACGTGACGGGCAGCCTGCACCTGGGCCATGCGCTCACGGCCACCATCCAGGACATCCTCATCCGCTGGAAGCGCATGAGCGGCTACAACACCCTCTGGGTGCCGGGCACGGACCACGCGGGCATCGCCACGCAGATGGTGGTGGAGCGCGAGCTCAAGGAGAAGGAGAAGAAGAGCCGCCACGACCTGGGCCGCGAGAAGTTCCTCGAGCGCGTGTGGGAGTGGAAGAACAAGTACGGCCAGCGCATCAACGAGCAGCAGAAGGTGCTCGGCGCGAGCCTGGACTGGAGCCGCGAGCGCTTCACCATGGATCCGGGCGTCTCGGCCGCCGTGCGCGAGGTGTTCGTGCGGCTGTACGAGGAGGGCCTCATCTACCGGGCCCAGAAGCTCATCAACTGGTGCCCCTCGTGCCACACCGCGCTCAGCGACCTGGAGGTCGAGCACGAGGAGAAGCAGGGCTCGCTCTGGCACCTGCACTACCCGGTCAAGGACAGCGACCGCAGGCTCACGGTGGCCACCACGCGTCCCGAGACGATGCTCGGCGACACCGCCGTGGCCATCCACCCGGATGACGAGCGCTACCTGGGGCTGGCCGGCAAGTTCGTGGTGCTGCCGCTCACCGGCCGCGAGATTCCCATCATCGCCGACGCGGAGCTGGTGGACCCCGCCTTCGGCACGGGCGTGGTGAAGGTGACGCCCGCCCATGACTTCAACGACTACCAGACGGGCCTGCGCCACAAGCTGCCGCAGATCACCGTGCTGGACGAGGCCGCGCGCATCAACCTCGAGGGCAGCGCCTACGCGGGCATGGACCGCTTCGCCGCGCGCAAGAAGATCCTCGAGGACCTGGCCGAGCAGGGCCTGCTGGAGAAGGAGGAGCCGCACAAGCTGTCCGTGGGCGGCTGTCAGCGCTGCGGCACCGTGGTGGAGCCGCGCCTGTCTCCCCAGTGGTTCGTGAAGATCGAGCCCCTGGCCAGGCCCGCCATCGAGGCGGTGGAGCAGGGCCGCACGAAGATCATCCCGGAGTCGTGGACCAACACGTACTACCACTGGATGCGCAACATCCACGACTGGACCATCAGCCGCCAGCTGTGGTGGGGCCACCAGATTCCCGCCTGGTACTGCGCCGACTGCAGCCCCCGCCTGGAGGCCACCGGCGCCATCGACTACGCGCGCGCCGAGCCCCTCGTGTCGCGCGCGGCCCCCGCGGCCTGTCCGAAGTGCTCGGGCTCCAAGCTCGAGCAGGATCCCGACGTGCTCGACACGTGGTTCTCCTCGGGCCTCTGGCCGTTCAGCACCCTGGGCTGGCCCGAGCAGACCGACGAGCTCAAGGCCTTCTACCCGAACTCCGTCATGGAGACGGGCCACGACATCCTCTTCTTCTGGGTCGCCCGGATGATGATGTTCGGCCTGCACTTCATGAAGGACGTGCCCTTCCGCACCATCTACCTGCACGCCATGGTGCGCGATGAGAAGGGCGAGAAGATGTCCAAGACGAAGGGGAACGTGATCGATCCCCTCGATCTCATCCTGGGCGCGCCCCCCGAGCAGCTCAACAAGAACCTGCGCAACAAGTACCCCCAGGGCATGCCCGCCCACGGCGCCGACGCGCTGCGCTTCACCCTCGCGTCGCTCACCCAGCAGGGCCGCGACATCAAGCTCTCGCTGGACCGCGTGGCCGGCTACAAGGCCTTCGCCAACAAGCTGTGGAACGCCAGCCGCTTCGTCCTCATGAACATGGGGGACTTCTCGCTGGACGCGCGGCCCCTCCCCGAGCGCGACCTCACGCTCGCGGACCGGTGGATCCTCTCGCGGCTGCAGCGCGCCACCGCCCTCACGCGCACCTCGCTCGAGGCCTTCGCCTTCGCCGAGGCCGCCAGCACGCTCTACCAGTTCCTCTGGTCGGAGTTCTGCGACTGGTACATCGAGCTGGCCAAGGGCTCGCTCTACGGCGAGGACGCCGCGTCCAAGGACACCACGCGCGCGGTGCTCGTGTACTGCCTGGACCGCATCCTGCGCCTGCTCCACCCGTTCATGCCGTTCATCACCGAGGAGATCTGGCAGAAGCTGCCCATGGCGCGGCCCACCGACTCCATCATGATCGCCCCGTTCCCCGAGCCGGACACGGCGCTGGAGAACCCGGCGGCTGAGGCGGAGATCGGCACGGTCATCGCCGCCATCGACGGCCTGCGCACCCTCCGCGGCGAGAGCAACCTGGCGCCCTCGGCCCGCATCACCGCGATCGTGCAGAGCCCCGAGGCGCGCACCCGCGAGCTGCTCGAGCGCTGGCGCGGGGATGTCACCCGCCTGGCGGGCCTCGGGGAGCTGACCATCTCCGCGCCCGGCCCCAAGCCGGCCCTGTCCGCCGCCTTCGTGGGCGCCCAGTTGGAGATCTACGTGCCGCTCGCGGGCCTCATCGACGTGGACGCCGAGCGCGAGCGCCTGGGCAAGGAGATCACCCGCGCCGAGCAGGAGGCGGGCGGCATCAAGCGCAAGCTGGACAACCCCAACTTCGTCGCCAAGGCCCCGCCGGACGTGGTGGAGAAGGATCGCGCCCGCGTCGAGGAGCTGGAGGCCCGTGTCTCCAAGTTGCGCGACAACCTGGGTCGGCTCACGCCCGAGGCCGAGGCCGCCGTGCCCCAGGTCCCGGATCTCGCCGACCCGGAGCACGCGCCCGAGCCGGTGCGCGAGGAGGCCCGGACCCAGACCGTCGAGACCGGAACCTCCGCGCCCGAGGCCCAGGCCGCGGCGCCCGCGGAGGCCTCCGAGGCGCCGCGTGAGCTCAACACCCGGACGATCGCCGACTTAGAGGAAGGGCAGGACGAGGAGGAGGAGCAGGAGCCCCTCTCCTTGGAAGAGGCGCCCGACCAGCCCCTGGAGACCGAGGTCTACAAGCCGGCTCTGGACATGCCCGACGAGGAGCCAACGGCTCCGGCCCGCCCCGCGCGCACGTCGGGTGCTCGCAAGCCGGCCAAGAAGGCTCCGGCCAAGAAGGCTCCGGCCAAGAAGGCCGCGAAGCAGGCGCCCGTGAAGAAGGCTCCGGCCAAGAAGAGCGCCGCCAAGAAGGCTCCGGCCAAGAAGGCCGCGAAGAAGGGTGCCGCCAAGAAGGCTCCGGCCAAGAAGGCCGTGGCGAAGAAGGGCGCCACCAAGAAGGCTCCGGCCAAGAAGGCTCCGGCCAAGAAGGCTCCGGCCAAGAAGGCCGTGGTGAAGAAGGGCGCCACCAAGAAGGCTCCGGCCAAGAAGGCCGCCGCCCGGAAGAAGTCGCCCGCTCGCGGCTCCAAGCCCCGGCGCTAG
- a CDS encoding acyl-CoA thioesterase codes for MVEARIRVIYGDTDQMGVVYHANYFRYFEFARGEYFRARGGSYRVLEREEGILLPVIEATAAYKSPARYDDELLVRAHVSELKRASLTFSYELRRQDAPELLLCTGRTVHACVGRDGKPTRLPPAIVERVRQAG; via the coding sequence ATGGTCGAGGCACGCATCCGAGTCATCTACGGCGACACGGACCAGATGGGGGTCGTGTACCACGCCAACTACTTCCGCTACTTCGAGTTCGCTCGAGGCGAGTACTTCCGCGCGCGCGGCGGCAGCTACCGCGTGCTGGAGCGCGAGGAGGGCATCCTGCTGCCCGTCATCGAGGCCACGGCGGCCTACAAATCTCCCGCGCGCTACGACGACGAGCTGCTCGTGCGCGCCCACGTGAGCGAGCTCAAGCGCGCCTCGCTCACCTTCAGTTACGAGCTGCGGCGCCAGGACGCGCCCGAGCTCCTGCTGTGCACCGGCCGCACCGTACACGCCTGCGTGGGCCGTGATGGCAAGCCCACGCGCCTGCCGCCCGCGATCGTCGAGCGGGTGCGTCAGGCCGGCTGA
- the glpX gene encoding class II fructose-bisphosphatase has product MDRNLAMEVVRVTEMAAIASARLMGRGNKNESDQAAVDAMRRAFDALHINGTVVIGEGERDEAPMLYIGEPVGRRQADDPGVDIALDPLEGTNLCAYGRPGGISVVAMADKGKLLNAPDTYMEKIAVGQRAKGAIDLRRSPTENLRAIAERMKVYVTDLTVIILERERHVDLIKEVRAAGARIRLIEDGDVAGAIATCFEDTGVDVLMGTGGAPEGVIAAAAVRSVGGDMQGRLVPRNDEEVARARRMGITDMSKIYTAEELASGDVMFAATGVTTGDFLRGVRFFGGGCETHSVVMRSKSGTVRFIQSRHKFDKKPGYNL; this is encoded by the coding sequence ATGGATCGCAACCTGGCCATGGAAGTGGTGCGCGTCACCGAGATGGCGGCCATCGCCTCCGCCCGGCTCATGGGCCGCGGCAACAAGAACGAGTCGGATCAGGCGGCCGTGGACGCGATGCGTCGCGCCTTCGACGCCCTGCACATCAACGGCACCGTCGTCATCGGCGAGGGCGAGCGCGACGAGGCGCCCATGCTCTACATCGGCGAGCCGGTGGGCCGCCGCCAGGCGGACGACCCGGGCGTGGACATCGCGCTGGATCCGCTCGAGGGCACCAACCTGTGCGCCTACGGCCGCCCGGGCGGCATCTCCGTGGTGGCCATGGCGGACAAGGGCAAGCTGCTCAACGCCCCGGACACCTACATGGAGAAGATCGCCGTGGGCCAGCGCGCCAAGGGCGCCATCGACCTGCGCCGCAGCCCCACGGAGAACCTGCGCGCCATCGCCGAGCGCATGAAGGTCTACGTGACGGACCTCACCGTCATCATCCTCGAGCGCGAGCGGCACGTGGACCTCATCAAGGAGGTGCGGGCCGCGGGCGCGCGCATCCGCCTCATCGAGGACGGGGACGTGGCGGGCGCCATCGCCACCTGCTTCGAGGACACGGGCGTGGACGTGCTCATGGGCACCGGCGGCGCGCCCGAGGGCGTCATCGCCGCGGCGGCCGTGCGCTCGGTGGGCGGGGACATGCAGGGCCGGCTCGTGCCGCGCAACGACGAGGAAGTGGCGCGCGCCCGGCGCATGGGCATCACCGACATGTCGAAGATCTACACCGCCGAGGAGCTGGCCAGCGGCGACGTGATGTTCGCCGCCACGGGCGTTACCACTGGCGACTTCCTGCGCGGTGTGCGCTTCTTCGGCGGCGGGTGCGAGACGCACTCGGTGGTGATGCGCAGCAAGTCCGGCACCGTGCGCTTCATCCAGTCCCGCCACAAGTTCGACAAGAAGCCCGGCTACAACCTCTAG
- the nadC gene encoding carboxylating nicotinate-nucleotide diphosphorylase has protein sequence MRTDAFLDRLISLALEEDLGAAGDITTEALVPAEARGSAELLVKERLVLAGLDAFVQVFRRVDPDVRVELLATEGAELAAGAIAARLHGRLRSLLTAERTALNIIQRTSGMATLAHQVMAAVKGSRLRILDTRKTAPGMRALSKQAVKAGGASNHRFGLFDGVLIKDNHIAAVGGSIREALRRARANAPQLVKIEIEVTTLEQLAEALDEGADVVMLDNMDDAQVRRAVELTAGRVPLEVSGGITLERLPRLAVLGVDFVSMGALTHSARAMDLSLEILQTA, from the coding sequence ATGCGCACGGACGCCTTCCTGGATCGCCTCATCTCGCTCGCCCTGGAGGAAGATCTCGGGGCGGCGGGCGACATCACCACCGAGGCCCTCGTGCCCGCCGAGGCGCGGGGGTCGGCCGAGCTGCTCGTCAAGGAGCGGCTCGTGCTCGCGGGCCTGGACGCCTTCGTCCAGGTCTTCCGGCGGGTGGATCCCGACGTGCGCGTGGAGCTGCTCGCGACCGAGGGCGCGGAGCTGGCGGCCGGTGCCATCGCGGCCCGGCTGCATGGCCGACTGCGCTCGCTGCTCACCGCCGAGCGCACCGCGCTCAACATCATCCAGCGCACCTCGGGCATGGCCACGCTGGCCCATCAGGTCATGGCCGCGGTGAAGGGCAGCCGGCTGCGCATCCTCGACACGCGCAAGACGGCCCCCGGTATGCGCGCGCTGTCCAAGCAGGCCGTCAAGGCGGGCGGGGCGTCCAACCACCGCTTCGGCCTCTTCGACGGCGTGCTCATCAAGGACAACCACATCGCGGCCGTGGGCGGCTCCATCCGCGAGGCGCTCCGCCGGGCCCGCGCCAACGCGCCCCAACTCGTGAAGATCGAGATCGAGGTCACCACCCTGGAGCAGCTCGCCGAGGCGCTCGACGAGGGCGCCGACGTGGTGATGCTCGACAACATGGACGACGCGCAGGTGCGCCGCGCGGTGGAGCTCACCGCGGGCCGGGTGCCCCTGGAGGTCTCCGGCGGCATCACCCTGGAGCGGCTGCCCCGGCTGGCCGTCCTGGGCGTGGACTTCGTGTCCATGGGGGCGCTCACCCACTCGGCGCGCGCCATGGACCTGTCCCTGGAGATCCTCCAGACGGCCTAG
- a CDS encoding ADP-ribosylglycohydrolase family protein produces the protein MPPRRPIAPAAPDPHPRSRGRGALMGLVVGDALGSPLKSRNLLAPVFPTLAEGVHRVLRAGGPFELKKGQVGESGQMACCLGVGLRELGTYDANEQLRHYLRWQRSAQGMSPFTEEVMTELLESSLPKALAARRVWLRGGRKVALNGSLARTAPLGVYFYRDQDTRLRASFADSALTHFDPRCQLACATLNASIAHALGAGEGLDAPSLLTATLSELTLASAMLGRLMPDLVYEISVATATIREDLDAARQDDPQLYWPELHMHRKPTLVRVALRLAYWELLHAPTFEAALVDVINRGGDADVNAAVTGALLGAFHGEEAIPSDWSQGVLDALGPRDGALWNTYHPRQLLTIAPEVGE, from the coding sequence ATGCCTCCGCGCCGCCCCATCGCCCCCGCCGCCCCCGATCCCCACCCCCGCTCCCGTGGCCGCGGCGCCCTCATGGGCCTGGTGGTGGGAGACGCGCTGGGCTCGCCGCTCAAGTCGCGCAACCTCCTCGCCCCCGTCTTCCCCACGCTCGCCGAGGGCGTGCACCGGGTGCTGCGCGCCGGAGGCCCCTTCGAGCTCAAGAAGGGCCAGGTGGGCGAAAGTGGCCAGATGGCGTGCTGTCTGGGCGTGGGCCTGCGCGAGCTGGGCACCTATGACGCGAACGAGCAACTGCGCCACTACCTGCGCTGGCAGCGCTCGGCCCAGGGCATGAGCCCGTTCACCGAGGAGGTGATGACGGAGCTGCTCGAGTCTTCCCTGCCCAAGGCCCTGGCGGCGCGCCGGGTGTGGCTGCGCGGGGGGCGCAAGGTGGCGCTCAACGGCAGCCTCGCACGCACCGCCCCCCTGGGCGTCTACTTCTACCGGGATCAAGACACGCGCCTGCGCGCCTCGTTCGCCGACTCGGCCCTCACCCACTTCGATCCCCGCTGCCAGCTGGCGTGCGCCACGCTCAACGCCTCCATCGCCCACGCGCTCGGAGCGGGCGAGGGCCTGGACGCCCCCTCGCTCCTCACGGCGACCTTGAGCGAGCTCACCCTGGCGAGCGCCATGCTCGGCCGCCTGATGCCCGACCTCGTCTACGAGATCTCGGTGGCCACGGCGACGATTCGCGAGGACCTCGACGCGGCGCGCCAGGACGATCCCCAGCTCTACTGGCCCGAGCTGCACATGCACCGCAAGCCCACCCTGGTGCGCGTGGCGTTGCGCCTGGCGTACTGGGAGCTCCTGCACGCGCCCACCTTCGAGGCGGCGCTGGTGGACGTCATCAACCGGGGGGGAGATGCGGACGTGAACGCCGCCGTCACGGGAGCGCTGCTGGGGGCGTTTCACGGCGAGGAGGCCATTCCCTCCGACTGGTCCCAGGGCGTGCTGGACGCCCTGGGGCCCAGGGACGGGGCCTTGTGGAACACCTACCATCCCCGGCAACTGCTCACGATCGCGCCGGAGGTGGGTGAATAG